AAAAGGGGGTTGTGCATAGGGACTTAAAGAGcgaaaatatctttattacCGGGTTAAGAAAAGACGTATTAAAGATTGGCGATTTCGGAATTTCCAAACTCTTGGCAAAGTGAGTAATCCACTACGGCAAACGTTTCAGTAATTCTACTTACTTGCAGCAATTACTTGGCCAACACCATAATCGGAACTTGCAACTATGCAGCTCCAGAGATTTGCGATGGAAAGCCCTACAACAACAAAACAGATATATGGGCACTTGGTTGTGTTCTTTACGAACTGTGTGAATTGGATAAAATGTTTCAAGGACCTGTAAGTTCAATATGCTCGATTTTTAACTCATAAcgagatattattttttagatatcaAACATAGTCCTTTCAATTGCACGGGGTACCCTCAAACCCATCAACATAAAATATGGCAAACAAATGCAGGAATTGTTGAATTTACTCATGAAGCCAGATCCGGCTGAAAGGCCAGATACTACGGCGTTGTTAGCATTGGCAGATATATTTCCCACTCTGTACGCTCAAATTCTCA
This DNA window, taken from Euwallacea similis isolate ESF13 chromosome 5, ESF131.1, whole genome shotgun sequence, encodes the following:
- the LOC136409000 gene encoding serine/threonine-protein kinase Nek8-like; translation: MEFYDILEQLGRGTFGVVYLCRKMHNKEKLVIKQIPIELIGGDQSKAKNEVAILRSLSHPNVIQYFDSYMQHQSFCIVMEYASHGNLQQFIDERRKTLSYLDPQCVMNFICQIILGLHHIHEKGVVHRDLKSENIFITGLRKDVLKIGDFGISKLLANNYLANTIIGTCNYAAPEICDGKPYNNKTDIWALGCVLYELCELDKMFQGPISNIVLSIARGTLKPINIKYGKQMQELLNLLMKPDPAERPDTTALLALADIFPTLYAQILNLGCIF